Sequence from the Anabaena sphaerica FACHB-251 genome:
GTCATTCTTTGTGGAAAGCGCCCTGGCTGCTGCAAATCCTGCTACCGATAATGGTGTTACTGCTGCTTCTGCTCCGCCACAAATCATTGCTTGAGCATATCCATTTTGAATTAAGCGAAAAGCATCACCAATGGCGTTGGAACCAGCCGCGCAAGCTGTAACAGAACAGGAATTTGGACCTTTTGCACCAGTATGAATTGCTGTTAATCCGGCTGCCATGTTGGCAATCATCATCGGTATCATGAATGGACTACAGCGATCAGGCCCCCGGTTCAGGTAGATTGTTTGCTGGTCTTCTAATACTTTAATTCCTCCAACGCCTGAACCGATCATGACACCTATTTGTTCGGCGTTGAGGTCATTGATAACTAATTGCGCGTCTGATATAGCCTGTTTAGAAGCTGCGATCGCAAATTGGGCAAACCGATCTGTGCGCTTGGCTTCTTTGCGCTCCATGTATTCCTGCGGATCGAAGTTTTTCACTTCCCCCGCAATGCGGCAATCGTGTTTAGACGCATCAAATGCTGTGATGTAGTCTATGCCATTACGTCCGCTTAACAATCCTTCCCAATATTCAGATGGTGTGTTCCCAATAGGAGTAATCGCGCCGACACCAGTTACAACAACGCGCTTACGTTTATAGTCTGTCATGATTCAGTTAAAGGTGGCGAAAAACCAGCAAGTAAAACAATTAATATTGCTGTTAGCGTAGTTGGGCATAGCCCGTGGCAAGTTACGAGTTCTGAGCCAAGTAATTTTGGTTGGTAACTGGCTAGTGGTAATTGGTGATTTTCAACCCACTACCCATGACCTATTACCAATTACCCATTACTACCCGCACTCAGCTAAAGTTTTAAGCAGATGCAGTAGCTTTTTCGTTAATATAGTTCACCGCATCTTCAACTGTTGTAATTTTCTCGGCAGCTTCGTCAGGGATTTCAATGCCAAATTCTTCTTCCAAAGCCATAACCAACTCAACAGTATCCAAGGAATCAGCACCTAAATCTTCAGAAAAAGTCGATTTTAGCTTGATTTTATCGATCTCGGTACTCAGTTGTTCTGCGACAATTTCCTTGACTTTCTCAAAAATCTCTTCTTTCTCTTTTCCACTCATAGATAAAAGTCCTTAACCAGTTGTTATGATCTGCTCTTTATGGGCAATGTTTTTTTGAGCATATACATCTTATCGGAAAGGGTGATCCTGAGTACAGTTATCAGTTACCAGTTATCACTGTTCATTGTTCACTGCCTCCTCATCCCCTACCCCCCAAACTCTCTGTCCACCGAAAACTTTTCAATTTATTGATTGTTAGATTTGTTGTACCAGGGCGATCGCTACCCTCTAACTCAAACATAATTTTATGCTATCTCAAACCCTAAAATACGCTTACTACCCCGGTTGTGTTGCTCAAGGAGCTTGTCGGGAGCTTTATCTATCTACTCAGGCACTTACCCAAGCTTTGGGTATTGAACTCATTGAACTCAAAAAAGCTGCTTGCTGCGGTTCGGGTACGTTTAAGGAAGATTCCCAATTGTTAGAAGATACCGTTAATGCTAGGAATATCGCTCTAGCGGAAGAATTAAATCTACCTCTTCTCACTCATTGCAGCACTTGTCAAGGTGTCATTGGTCATGTTGATGAACGTCTCAAAGGATGCCAAACAAGTAATCCAACTTATGTTGATCAAGTTAATGGGCTGTTAGAAAAAGAAGGTTGTTCTCCTTATCGGGGTAGTACAGAAGTTAAACATCTCCTCTACGCTTTAGTCACAGATTACGGTTTAGAGGAAATTACCAACCGTGTCACCCGCAAGTTATCTAACCTCAAATGTGCAGCGTTTTATGGCTGTTATCTCCTCCGCGCTCAAAAATCTATGCCCTATGATGATCCGTTTCAACCAGAAGCAATGGAAAATGTGTTTCGGGCTGTGGGGGCAACGCCCATATATTATCGTGGTCGTACCCAATGTTGTGGTTGGCCTCTTTCTAGTTATGCGACTACCGAATCTTTTAAAATGGCAGGAATGCACATTGAAGAAGCTATATCAAGCGGTGCTGATTGTATTGTTACTCCTTGTCCCCTGTGTCACCTAAATTTAGATTCTCGTCAACCAGAAGTAGAAAAGGTCATTGGTAAAAAGTTAGGTTTACCAGTTTTACATTTACCTCAATTAATTGCTTTGGCTTTAGGAGTTAGTCCTAAAGAATTGGGTTTAGAAAGACATATTGTTTCGACAAAACCAGTGTTAGAAAAATTGGGATTTTAGGTAATGGGTAATGGGTAATGGGTAATGGGTAGTTCTTGATTTTTTACCATTACCCTATTTCTTTAGTTTCACTCCTGACTCCTGATAGCGTAGCGTGGCGTAAGCCATATTCTGCTGTATGTGGTGATTCGCATTCTTAATTGGAAAAAAACTCAAGATAACGAAATTGCATCAACTAGAACTTTACCACCTTCGTGAAAATCAATACTAAGATGATAATCTTGAAGTAGTGCAGTTCCTATCAGTGGACGACGACCCATAGCTAAAACTGCCACATCGCGCTCTATACCATTCCATAAAATAGTTGCCAGATAAACATCAGTTGCAATGTTTGAATTATCTGCAAGATTGGCGTTAATCCTGGTAACATAAGTCAACCCAAGTTTGGCTATTGCAGCAGGTGGCAAAGTCAAAAAACCTTCAAATCCTGTATCTACTATGCACTTAATTTCTATGTTTGGATTTCCTGGAAGACATAAAATTATACCTATTTGAGCTTGAAGCCCAGCTACAGTTCCATTTATCACTCTACCGTCCTAACCAATGTACCACCAACTGCATAGACGGCATTAAACCCAATTCTTTCCGTCCAAAGTGCTGCATCTGCTTGTTTGCTTCTTAGCCGCAGACTCGTTGCAAGTAAATCATCACCTATTTCATATTCGCCAGTCTCAACATTTATTGAGATAATTTTGCCAATATTTTCTGGTGTTTCTACTTGAGGACGAATGCTATTTTCATAAAGTTCTTTGCCACGTTGGGTAATTTTATCGTCACTAAGTTTGGGCTTGGACATACAGCCAATATCCTTTCTCTTCAAATTCCATATTTTTCTATCCCAATTGTAAAACAGTCGAATTCGCAAACAACAAATTCAATTTGACTGTCTCCGGGAAGCCATGGAAGATGTGCTTCGCACCGCGTCTTAACTACCCTGTTTGTTGCTACATCACTTCCTGTTTTTATGAATTACAATTGGGTCAACATTTTATGCGTTTATGATTAATTCCCAAGCATTGCGATATTCTGCTGAACGAGGTTTGCGCTGTCTTTTTTCAGCCTCCACAAGATGTATTTCACTTCCATAGCTAATAAAAACATCCACAGGAAAAATATAAAAAAGGTCAAGGTTTTCTACATATACCAACGCAAAATCAAAATCAGAGGGTTGATAAATATCCCTAATCATGATCTGTCTATTTGTTTTTGTGCGTCGATTATCTACTACATAATTACCAGAAGGTTCATCAAACCAAGCATATTTGACTTGTATTTTAATTAAATTTCCCCCAACGTCAAATACTAAATCGTAAGGTAGTCTATCACCAACAGGTTTTAAAACTCCCCAACCACGTTTTAAGGCATGAAGAATAGCTGCTTGTTCTGCTATGTCTCCTCTCAGCTTTGTGTCCATATTAATTGCAACTGCCAATACTATACATACCCAAAACATCTAGCTTGGGAAGCTACAGATCACTTCTCTAGCTAGAATTAGGTAATTTTTGAAGTCCAGAAATTCAATAATTAAAGCTTGTCTTTAATTTCTTCCCAGACATGGATAACACCTTCAATCCAGCCTTGGTCATAAATTTCATATTCAAAATCATCCTCTTTTTCATATCTTTGATAGTTATAAGC
This genomic interval carries:
- the fabF gene encoding beta-ketoacyl-ACP synthase II, whose translation is MTDYKRKRVVVTGVGAITPIGNTPSEYWEGLLSGRNGIDYITAFDASKHDCRIAGEVKNFDPQEYMERKEAKRTDRFAQFAIAASKQAISDAQLVINDLNAEQIGVMIGSGVGGIKVLEDQQTIYLNRGPDRCSPFMIPMMIANMAAGLTAIHTGAKGPNSCSVTACAAGSNAIGDAFRLIQNGYAQAMICGGAEAAVTPLSVAGFAAARALSTKNDPHTACRPFDKDRDGFVMGEGSGILILEELEHALGRGARIYGEMVGYGMTCDAYHMTSPVPGGLGAARAMELALKDGELTPAMISYINAHGTSTPANDVTETAAIKKALGDDYAHKIAISSTKSMTGHLLGGSGGIEAVATVLAIANDQIPPTIHLDNPDPGCDLDYVPHTSRAQKVEVALSNSFGFGGHNVTLAFKKYQ
- the acpP gene encoding acyl carrier protein, which codes for MSGKEKEEIFEKVKEIVAEQLSTEIDKIKLKSTFSEDLGADSLDTVELVMALEEEFGIEIPDEAAEKITTVEDAVNYINEKATASA
- a CDS encoding CoB--CoM heterodisulfide reductase iron-sulfur subunit B family protein — its product is MLSQTLKYAYYPGCVAQGACRELYLSTQALTQALGIELIELKKAACCGSGTFKEDSQLLEDTVNARNIALAEELNLPLLTHCSTCQGVIGHVDERLKGCQTSNPTYVDQVNGLLEKEGCSPYRGSTEVKHLLYALVTDYGLEEITNRVTRKLSNLKCAAFYGCYLLRAQKSMPYDDPFQPEAMENVFRAVGATPIYYRGRTQCCGWPLSSYATTESFKMAGMHIEEAISSGADCIVTPCPLCHLNLDSRQPEVEKVIGKKLGLPVLHLPQLIALALGVSPKELGLERHIVSTKPVLEKLGF
- a CDS encoding clan AA aspartic protease — its product is MINGTVAGLQAQIGIILCLPGNPNIEIKCIVDTGFEGFLTLPPAAIAKLGLTYVTRINANLADNSNIATDVYLATILWNGIERDVAVLAMGRRPLIGTALLQDYHLSIDFHEGGKVLVDAISLS
- a CDS encoding group I intron-associated PD-(D/E)XK endonuclease yields the protein MDTKLRGDIAEQAAILHALKRGWGVLKPVGDRLPYDLVFDVGGNLIKIQVKYAWFDEPSGNYVVDNRRTKTNRQIMIRDIYQPSDFDFALVYVENLDLFYIFPVDVFISYGSEIHLVEAEKRQRKPRSAEYRNAWELIINA